The sequence CAGCCCAGGCCAGAACAATCAGAACCAGCAGCGCGCCGGCAACGACCGTGTTTTCCCGCCGGAGAAGCGCTTCAAGCATCGCAAGCGTGGCTGCCCTAGGCGTGAACGACGCCCTTGTTCGTCAAGTGGATGTTGGCGAACTGGCCGTAGCTGTTCTCGAGCGTCAGCGGCATGGGGCCTTGCGCAGTGGAGGAGCCGCTTCCCATTTCCGCGATCAAGTACTCGAAGCCATTGGGCAGATCGATGCGAGCCCGGTGCTTGTCGCCGGTCACCGGATTACGGATCGGCTCTCCAACCATTTTGACGAAACCGTCGACACGCACCGTGCCGGTCCGTTCCTCCACGTCGATCTCGATGTGGATTGGCCGAATCTCGGGCGGCAATACCTCGGTGAAGGTCGCCGCGAAGACGTTCCAGATGGTCTTGCCCGGCTCCGTGTTCTCGCCTGAAAAGATGGATAGCAGGGCATCGCGCTGTTTTTCGCTCGCGCGCTCGTCGATGATCAGAAATGCGGTTCCGTTGCCTTCGTGAATGGCCTTGGGCCACGAAAACATACCGACCACGTT comes from Methyloceanibacter stevinii and encodes:
- a CDS encoding DUF1326 domain-containing protein: MIDWELKGVEFINCNCDYGCPCQFNARPTHGDCHAIGAYRFEDGHFGDVDLSGLNVVGMFSWPKAIHEGNGTAFLIIDERASEKQRDALLSIFSGENTEPGKTIWNVFAATFTEVLPPEIRPIHIEIDVEERTGTVRVDGFVKMVGEPIRNPVTGDKHRARIDLPNGFEYLIAEMGSGSSTAQGPMPLTLENSYGQFANIHLTNKGVVHA